In Nocardia yunnanensis, one DNA window encodes the following:
- the cobM gene encoding precorrin-4 C(11)-methyltransferase, whose protein sequence is MTVHFIGAGPGAADLLTVRAVELLRRSPVCLYAGTYLDPEVLGHCAPDAELIDTQKLDLDEIVAHCARAHAQGKDVARLCSGDPSLYSALTEQKRRLDALGIPWDVTPGVPAYAAAAALLGAELTVPEQVQSVVLTRTQARSTVMPESESLANFARTRATLVLHLAITRIRALAHELILDYGADCPVVVVYRATQPDQRILRGTLADIADRVEAAGLRQAALILVGTALAETVNCATSHLYDPARDRSHITG, encoded by the coding sequence ATGACAGTGCACTTCATCGGCGCCGGCCCGGGGGCGGCGGATTTGCTCACCGTGCGGGCGGTGGAGTTGCTGCGCCGATCGCCGGTATGCCTGTACGCGGGCACGTATCTGGATCCCGAGGTGCTGGGCCACTGCGCACCCGACGCCGAGCTGATCGACACCCAGAAACTGGATCTCGACGAGATCGTCGCGCACTGCGCCCGAGCCCACGCTCAGGGCAAGGACGTGGCTCGGCTCTGCTCGGGCGACCCGTCCCTCTATTCGGCGCTGACCGAACAGAAGCGGCGATTGGACGCGCTGGGTATCCCGTGGGACGTCACGCCGGGTGTGCCGGCCTACGCCGCCGCGGCCGCCCTGCTGGGAGCGGAACTGACCGTCCCCGAGCAGGTGCAGTCCGTGGTGCTGACCCGCACCCAGGCCCGCTCGACCGTCATGCCCGAGTCGGAGTCGCTGGCGAACTTCGCGCGAACTCGCGCGACGCTGGTGCTGCACCTGGCCATCACCCGGATCCGGGCCCTCGCGCACGAGCTGATCTTGGATTACGGCGCGGACTGCCCGGTGGTCGTCGTCTACCGCGCCACCCAGCCCGACCAGCGAATTCTGCGCGGCACCCTGGCCGATATCGCGGATCGGGTGGAGGCCGCGGGACTGCGTCAAGCCGCCCTGATCCTGGTCGGGACCGCGCTCGCGGAAACAGTGAACTGCGCCACGTCGCACCTGTACGATCCTGCTCGCGATAGGTCGCACATCACTGGCTGA
- a CDS encoding PPOX class F420-dependent oxidoreductase, with product MASLSDQRVRDFLAGGTRTGKLAFVASDGRPLVAPIWFIVEGDELVFNTGKNTAKGRSILRDGRLSLCVDDQAPPYSFVQVQGVTKISEDPGELLRTATEIAARYMGPDRAEEFGRRNGVPGELVVRLAPTKIIAGFDVSG from the coding sequence ATGGCCTCACTGAGTGATCAGCGTGTGCGCGATTTCCTGGCCGGCGGCACCCGGACCGGCAAGCTCGCCTTCGTGGCGTCCGACGGCCGCCCGCTCGTCGCCCCCATCTGGTTCATCGTCGAGGGCGACGAACTGGTCTTCAACACCGGCAAGAACACCGCCAAGGGCCGTTCGATCCTGCGGGACGGTCGCCTCAGCCTGTGCGTGGACGACCAAGCGCCGCCCTACTCGTTCGTCCAGGTGCAAGGCGTGACGAAGATCTCCGAGGATCCCGGCGAGTTGCTGCGCACCGCCACGGAGATCGCCGCCCGCTACATGGGCCCGGACCGCGCGGAGGAGTTCGGCAGGCGCAATGGAGTGCCGGGTGAACTCGTCGTGCGGCTCGCACCCACCAAGATCATCGCCGGTTTCGACGTCAGCGGCTGA